AAATTCTAGCGTGCTCTAAGTACTTGCCGATGATCGAGCGAACTCTGATGTTTTCGCTTTTGCCTTTTACGCCTGGCCTTAGTCCGCATACACCGCGAACGATGAGATCGATCTTTACGCCTGCATTCGAGGCGCGGCTAAGCTCGTTTATCACGTCTTCGTCTATTAGTGCATTCATCTTAGCGATGATCCTGCCCTCACTACCTTTGCTAGCCTCCACTCTTATCTTTTCGATGATGCGCTCTTTTATCTGAAAGGGCGACATGCTAAGGGCGTTTAGACGGCGGTTTTTGTTATATCCTGATAGGATGTGAAAAAATGATGTTGTATCTTGGCTAAATTCCTCTTTGCTCGTAAATAGACTAACGTCAGTGTAAATTTTGGCTGAGCTGCCGTTGTAGTTGCCAGTGCCAAAGTGCATGTAAAATTTAAGTTTATCGCCGATCTGGCGGATCACTTGGCTAACTTTTGCATGAACTTTAAAGCCTGTGATGCCATATATCACGTGCGCGCCAGCATCTTCAAGTGCCTTTGCCCAGTGAAGGTTGTTTTCTTCGTCAAACCTAGCTTTTAGCTCGACCATCACGGTTACTTGTTTGCCGTCGCTTGCAGCGTCTATTAGGCTTTGAATGATCGGCGAGTTTTTATCGACTCTGTAAAGCGTCATGCGTATAGAGATCACCTTTGGATCTTTGCTCGCTTCTCTTATAAAGCTAACGACTGGATCAAAGCTCTCAAATGGATGAACTAGCAGCACGTCCTCTTTGTCTATGGCATCAAAGATCGAGACACCGTTGCCAAATGGAGGCAGGGTTTTTGGGGCGTAGGGTGGGTTTGCTAGGTGGCTGAAGTTCTTGCTTCCAGCTATCTCCCAAAGAGAGCTAAGTGTGAGCGGGATGCTTGAAAAGTAGATATCTTTGTGAAAAATTTTCATATGAAAATTTAAAAACTCTAAGATATCAGCGTCAGCGTCTTTGTCTATCTGCATACGCACAAAAGCCCCTTTTCTACGAAGCTTTAGCCCTTGCTCAAGTATCATCATAAAATCATCCGCCTCTTCTTCTTCGATGACGATATCAGCGTTTCTTGTCACTCTAAAGGCAGCTGAGCTAATGAGCTTATATCCTGGGAAAATTTCTTCTGCGTGGCGGTGCACGATCGTCTCTATTGGCACGAAGACGTTGCTGCTTGGCTGGGTAAATCTTGGCAAAACTCTTGAAATTCTTATCATGCCGTATTTTAAAATTTCAGGATGCTCGATGTCAGCAAGCTTAACGGCAAGCGAGAAGCTAAGGTTGTTTAGGTGCGGAAATGGATGGGTCGCATCAACAGCGATAGGCACAATAACTGGCAGGATGTTTGAGAAAAAGTATTCGTCACATTTTTGCTTTAAGCTATCATCAAGCTCGTCGTAGTTTTTGATAAAAAGACCCTCTTTGCTAAGCGCATCTACGGTGCTTTTGTAGTGGCTTTCAACTAAATTTTGCTCATCTTGAAGATATTTTCTGATCTCACGTAGCTGATCAAGCGGACTCATGCCGTCGCTACTACTTGTCGTCACGCCAGCTGCAAAAAGCTGCTTTAGACCGGCCACTCTTATCATATAAAATTCATCAAGATTTGTCATATAAATGGCTATAAATTTTAGCTTTTCAAGTAAAGGTATATCCTTTTCACACTGAGCGAGTACCCTTGAGTTAAAGCGTAGCCAGCTTAATTCGCGGTTGATAAAAAGAGTTTCATTTTCGCTCATCATTTTCTCCTTATGATTTTTGATTATTTTATGATATGTGCGGTTATAAAGTTCTTATTTTGTTAAAAATTTAGTTACAATAGTGCAAATTTTAAACGTAAAGGTTTTTTATGTCGGATTACATTATATTGGTTGGCATTTTTGTTGTGGCGGTTGTTGTCTTTGCGCTTATCAAAAAGGTCTCTTTTTAGCCTTTAAATTTCTCCCACCACAAGTAGGCAAAGATGAGCCCAAAGCCCTTGACCTTGCTCTCGTCAAAGGCAAATTTCATCATATCTTCTCGTTTTATAAAAACTAGCTCGATATCTTCGCCATCGACGCCACCGCCAGAATTTACCTTCATGCTCTCATTGATCTTTGCGTAAAACATCGTTTGCATATTGCCTCCAAAGCCAAAAGCACCGTATGTCATCGTGATACGCTCTATCTCTTTTAGCTCATAGCCCACTTCTTCGATCGCTTCTTCTCTAGCTGTTTGCTCTTCGCTAAGTCCTTTATCCATAAGCCCTGCGCAAAGCTCGTAAGTAAAGCCTTGCTCATTTGTTTTGATGTCTTCTTTCTCTTGCGAGTACCAAACTGCAGGACGAAATTGCTTTACAAATAAAAAGGCATCTTTTTGCTCGTGATATAAAAAAATACTAACACTATTCATCACCTTGACGCAGTCCCAGTCTCTTTGGACACCATTTTGCATAAATTTCATCTTAAATGGCTTTAGGTATTTTGACTCACCAAGAGGCAGAATTTCTAAATTAGTTATAGTAGTATCCATTTTGCAAGTCCTAAAAAGCTAAAAAATCCTATCGCATCAGTAAATGTAGTAAGAATGACCGCCGAGCCAACGGCAGGGTCAATATTAAAGCGCCTTAGCGTCAAAGGTATGATCGTGCCAAAAAAGCCAGCAAAGAATAAATTCGTAACCATACTAAGCCCAATAACAACGCCAAGCATACCTTTGTCAAACCAAATAGAGGCGATTATGCCCATTACCACACCAAAGATTAGTCCATTTATGAGTGAAATACTAACCTCACGTTTTAGAACATTTTTGGCATCTTTAAACTCGATCTCGCCAAGTGCTAGACGGCGAACCGTAACGGCAAGCGCTTGTGTACCGGTATTTCCGCCCATTGATGCAACTATTGGCATTAAAACAGCAAGAGCGACATAGGCTGCGATTGTCTCGTCAAAAAGTCCGATTATGGATGAGCTAAAAAGAGCTGTTAGTAAATTTACGCCAAGCCAAACCGCACGACCACGACCAGCCTTAAAAAGCGTATCGTCCTCTTCTGACTCGTCGTCAACGCCGGCTAGGTTATAAATCTGCTCAGTTGCACTCTCTTGAATGTAGTCGTGGATGTCATCAGACGTGATACGACCAAGTAAAATTCCAGTGCTACTAGTAACTGCAATAACGTTTAGATCGTACTCTTGAAACATATCAGCGACATTTTGCATAAGGTCCATATCATTTGCAACGTGTGGCTTGTAG
The DNA window shown above is from Campylobacter concisus and carries:
- the mgtE gene encoding magnesium transporter gives rise to the protein MSQELEEAKELIDQHLDENLEDNELSPYELAQHLKTLKKHDEELFAHYLEKLDPEILGDVAIELPDHMLKDVIDTLPAEKIVEALEELESDDATDLLQYIEDIDEDKARELFNELDRENQNEILRLRSYEEDRAGAHMQTELFSAHLEEKLGNAVARLRREKQEGKLENISQLFIIDKNGVLQYAIPLEDLILFDFTKTLKQNIESAQIDHYKPHVANDMDLMQNVADMFQEYDLNVIAVTSSTGILLGRITSDDIHDYIQESATEQIYNLAGVDDESEEDDTLFKAGRGRAVWLGVNLLTALFSSSIIGLFDETIAAYVALAVLMPIVASMGGNTGTQALAVTVRRLALGEIEFKDAKNVLKREVSISLINGLIFGVVMGIIASIWFDKGMLGVVIGLSMVTNLFFAGFFGTIIPLTLRRFNIDPAVGSAVILTTFTDAIGFFSFLGLAKWILL
- a CDS encoding NUDIX domain-containing protein, with protein sequence MDTTITNLEILPLGESKYLKPFKMKFMQNGVQRDWDCVKVMNSVSIFLYHEQKDAFLFVKQFRPAVWYSQEKEDIKTNEQGFTYELCAGLMDKGLSEEQTAREEAIEEVGYELKEIERITMTYGAFGFGGNMQTMFYAKINESMKVNSGGGVDGEDIELVFIKREDMMKFAFDESKVKGFGLIFAYLWWEKFKG
- a CDS encoding RNA degradosome polyphosphate kinase; the encoded protein is MKNHKEKMMSENETLFINRELSWLRFNSRVLAQCEKDIPLLEKLKFIAIYMTNLDEFYMIRVAGLKQLFAAGVTTSSSDGMSPLDQLREIRKYLQDEQNLVESHYKSTVDALSKEGLFIKNYDELDDSLKQKCDEYFFSNILPVIVPIAVDATHPFPHLNNLSFSLAVKLADIEHPEILKYGMIRISRVLPRFTQPSSNVFVPIETIVHRHAEEIFPGYKLISSAAFRVTRNADIVIEEEEADDFMMILEQGLKLRRKGAFVRMQIDKDADADILEFLNFHMKIFHKDIYFSSIPLTLSSLWEIAGSKNFSHLANPPYAPKTLPPFGNGVSIFDAIDKEDVLLVHPFESFDPVVSFIREASKDPKVISIRMTLYRVDKNSPIIQSLIDAASDGKQVTVMVELKARFDEENNLHWAKALEDAGAHVIYGITGFKVHAKVSQVIRQIGDKLKFYMHFGTGNYNGSSAKIYTDVSLFTSKEEFSQDTTSFFHILSGYNKNRRLNALSMSPFQIKERIIEKIRVEASKGSEGRIIAKMNALIDEDVINELSRASNAGVKIDLIVRGVCGLRPGVKGKSENIRVRSIIGKYLEHARILYFKHANPKIYISSADWMPRNLERRLELMTPIFEPRLQERLLEILELQLSDNDLAFELQNSGEYVKVARSENEKVISCHEVLENYISKIYKSVKKDTDKAKADMLASKLLKES